In the genome of Actinomycetota bacterium, the window GGCGGGTCGTTCCGGAGGGCCGCGTTGCTTGTCCCGCCGGCCTCACCGGCTCTGGTGGGCGGGATCCCTCGAGCTCGGGGCGTTGGAGGAGGATCTGCTGCTCGAGCTGGCGGAGGGAAGGCGTGGGCTCCAGGCCGAGTTCCTCACGAAGGATCTTCCTGATCCGCCGGTAGGCGCTCAGGGCGTCGGCCTGGCGGCCGAGCCGGTAGAGGGCCACCATGATCTGCCCCCAGGCCCGCTCCCGTAGTGGGTGCTCGGCGACGTGAGGCTCCAGGCGGGCCAGCCCCTGGGCGGGATGGCCGAGTGCCAGTTCGGCCTCGGCCAGCTCCTCGACGGCGGCGAGGCGGGCCTCCTCCAGCCGGCTGGCCTCGAGGCGGGCGAAGCGCCGATCGGCGAGGTCAGCGAGGGCTGGGCCCCGCCACAGGGCCAGGGCCCGCTCCAGGGCATCGGTGGCGGCCTCAGGCTCGCCTCGCTCGACGGCCTCCCGGCCTCGGGCGAGCAGCTCCTCGAAACGGTTCGCGTCCACCTGGGCCGGATCCCCTTCAAGGACATAGCCCGGCTCCCGGCCTCGCAGGCGGCTTCCCGCCTCCGGCCAGAGGTCGGAGAGGCTCCGCCGGAGACGGGACACCAGGCTCTGGACACTGGCGCTGGCGCTGGCCGGGAGCCGCTCGCCCCAGAGCTCCTCGATGATCGCGTCGAGGGGAACCACGCGGTTGAGGTGGACGACGAGCATGGCCAGCAGCGCTCGCTGCTTGGGGCTTCCGACCATCGCCACCCGTCCGTCGGCGGCGACCTCGAACGCACCCAGCAGGTGGAACTCGAGAACCTGATGCTCCGCAGTTGAGAGCAGTTGGGTCCCCCCCTCCAGTGGCCGTGGCTGCAGCGTACGACATGCCCGTTCGTCCTGAACAGGGCAATGGGGAGCCGCGTCAGCGACGCGCAAGCCCGGCGTAAGGAGCGTCGCGCATCCTTCCCCTAGGCGTCGCCGCCGACTGGAGCATCCCCAGGAGAGGAGGACGAATGGACTCGACGACGGTCCTGTCGCAGGCCCGCTCAGCGCTGGAGGCGACCGCCAGGCGAACGGCCGGGCTCATCCGCTCCCTTCCCGATCTGGACGGGCGGATCCCGGGCTCTGCGTGGACCGTGCGCGAGGCCGCCGTCCACCTCGTGAACCACGCCGGGCTCCACACCGAGATCGCCGAGGGCCTCGCCTCCCCGATCGAACGTGTGGCCAGGGAGGCACTGGCGGCCGAGAACGCCGCCCGGATCGCCGACATCCCAGAGGCCGGCGCCGAAAAGGTCGCCTCCCTTCTCACCGACGCGGTGGCCGGGCTCCTTGAGGCCACCGCCAACCGCTCCGGCCACCAGCCGGTCCAGTTCCACGCTGGCGTGTCCCTCGACCTGGCTGCCCTTGTCTGCATCAGCCTCGGTGAGCAGCTCCTCCACGGCTACGACATCGCGACCGCCCTCGGTGCCCCGTGGCCCATCAGACCTGGTCATGCCGACCTCGTGATCCACGGGTACGGCCCCTACTACGAGAGCGTGGTGGATCCTGAAATGGCTCGCGGAGTCACGGCCAGCTTCGGCATCGACCTGCGTGGCGGCTCGTCCTTCGCGGTGCGGTTCAACGACGGTGCCTATCGGTTGGAACCGCCTCGCTCGGGGCCCGTCGACTCCACGATCTCGGCCGATCCAGTCGCGTTCCTCCTCATGTGGTCGGGTCGGATGACCCTTTGGGAGGCCATCGCCCTGAACCTCTATGTCGCCGACGGGCAGGACTCCAGGTTGGGTCTGCACTTCATGGAGCTCTTCGAATATCCATGACCAGAGCATCGGAAGGAGGAATCCAGGCAATTAGCCCCGCATGATCGAGCACCAGGAACTCCCATCGTCTGTCAGCGTCGGACCGGCAGGTTCCGGTCCAGCCGGCGGGCGGCGGGCTCCAGGAGGTGGACCATGGTGACCGGCACGAGAGCTCGCTCCTACGAAGAGATGGTGGACGCCCTCGCCGAGGAGGGCCTCCCGGCGCTGCAAGGTAAGCTGTCGGACCTCACTGCCCAGGACTGGGAGCGGCCCACCCTGCTGCGGCCACCCGATGCGGACAAGCCGCCGTGGACGGTGCTGCAGCTGGCCGCCCATTTCGACGTCTTCATGGGCCTGACCATGCCGCTGGTCGC includes:
- a CDS encoding maleylpyruvate isomerase N-terminal domain-containing protein encodes the protein MDSTTVLSQARSALEATARRTAGLIRSLPDLDGRIPGSAWTVREAAVHLVNHAGLHTEIAEGLASPIERVAREALAAENAARIADIPEAGAEKVASLLTDAVAGLLEATANRSGHQPVQFHAGVSLDLAALVCISLGEQLLHGYDIATALGAPWPIRPGHADLVIHGYGPYYESVVDPEMARGVTASFGIDLRGGSSFAVRFNDGAYRLEPPRSGPVDSTISADPVAFLLMWSGRMTLWEAIALNLYVADGQDSRLGLHFMELFEYP